In the genome of Kitasatospora cathayae, one region contains:
- a CDS encoding autotransporter outer membrane beta-barrel domain-containing protein, whose translation MLRMVDVTVRPAIGFSGIARAGSGRRVRGSHGPADAPARHPDASRVPGPGRLVASGYIGTRRRCRLPRAVCAMVLALASALTWVVTGPLDTARAATACTATLCVLNASAADALYVHPGSVQVTGSILVNSTNSQAALVSGATSVIANGGTIGGPAAPGGFATSSGGSYSPAPTNQPAGTDPYASLAQCPAASACPTTPSPPFPTVNHISGNQTISPGVYSSISSLGGMLTLNPGTYVITSTIGLTISGGKLNGTGVTIYLACPSYPTACAAGTSGAPFTVQSGGKTTFSAPTTGAFTGLSVIADRNNTAGVSVAGNGTWLTGGGVLYTAAGKLTAASGGKASFTGAVVDSVETNGSNSSQISVIPTTGTLSISVPAPAGLGSAAPSGTVSAALGSVTVSDQRGLSTSSWTATVSATNFTTGGATAAETITTSNVDYWSGAATNTNGTVTATPGQSNAAAEQALSSARTAFTSSGSGSNSTSWIPTLVVNIPAAAVHGTYTGTVTHSVA comes from the coding sequence ATGCTGAGGATGGTGGACGTGACGGTGAGACCCGCGATTGGATTCTCGGGCATCGCCCGGGCGGGTAGTGGCCGACGTGTGCGAGGCAGTCATGGGCCGGCCGATGCGCCGGCACGTCACCCTGACGCGTCCCGGGTTCCGGGTCCCGGCCGTCTGGTCGCGAGCGGATATATCGGCACCCGTAGACGATGCCGCCTGCCACGCGCGGTCTGCGCCATGGTCCTTGCCCTCGCATCCGCGCTGACCTGGGTCGTGACCGGCCCGTTGGACACCGCCCGGGCCGCAACCGCGTGTACGGCGACCTTGTGCGTCCTCAACGCGAGCGCCGCGGACGCTCTGTACGTCCACCCCGGAAGTGTCCAGGTCACCGGCAGCATTCTGGTGAACTCGACGAACAGCCAGGCGGCGCTCGTCAGCGGCGCCACCTCGGTCATCGCGAACGGGGGCACCATCGGCGGCCCGGCGGCGCCGGGCGGCTTCGCCACGTCGAGCGGCGGATCGTACAGCCCGGCCCCGACCAACCAGCCCGCCGGCACCGACCCGTATGCCTCCCTGGCCCAGTGCCCGGCCGCGTCGGCCTGTCCCACGACACCGAGCCCGCCGTTCCCCACTGTCAACCACATCTCCGGGAACCAGACGATCAGTCCGGGGGTGTACTCCAGCATCTCGTCCCTGGGGGGCATGCTCACCCTCAATCCCGGCACGTACGTCATCACCAGCACCATCGGTCTGACGATCTCCGGCGGGAAGCTGAACGGCACGGGAGTGACGATCTACCTCGCCTGCCCCTCCTACCCGACTGCGTGTGCGGCGGGCACCAGTGGTGCGCCCTTCACCGTCCAGAGCGGAGGCAAGACCACTTTCAGCGCACCGACCACGGGGGCCTTCACCGGTCTTTCGGTCATCGCCGACCGCAACAACACCGCGGGGGTCTCGGTCGCGGGAAACGGCACCTGGCTCACCGGCGGCGGCGTGCTCTACACCGCCGCGGGGAAGCTGACGGCCGCATCCGGAGGCAAGGCCAGCTTCACCGGCGCGGTCGTGGACAGCGTTGAGACCAACGGCAGCAACAGCTCCCAGATCAGTGTCATTCCGACCACGGGCACGTTGTCGATCAGCGTGCCGGCCCCCGCGGGCCTGGGCAGTGCGGCGCCCAGTGGCACCGTCAGTGCGGCCCTCGGCTCGGTGACCGTCTCGGACCAGCGAGGACTGAGCACCAGCTCGTGGACGGCGACGGTGTCCGCCACGAACTTCACCACTGGCGGCGCCACCGCCGCCGAGACGATCACCACCTCGAACGTCGACTACTGGTCCGGAGCCGCGACGAACACGAACGGAACCGTGACGGCCACACCGGGCCAGAGCAACGCCGCGGCCGAACAGGCGCTCAGCAGCGCGAGAACCGCCTTTACCTCCAGCGGAAGCGGAAGTAACTCCACGAGCTGGATCCCCACGCTGGTGGTCAACATCCCCGCCGCCGCGGTTCACGGCACCTATACGGGCACCGTGACCCACTCCGTCGCCTGA
- a CDS encoding peptidase, giving the protein MLALAFGPSTAAAATQRETPPSAAEGSIGLKLLEAPRDREPDPRAHMYIVDHLAPGSVIHRRLQVTNTSDVDQHVDLYAGSAAVNGGAFTVEADRTPNELTTWVSVDDCVSDSDVSSETTGCGTQQAEGSTRPSTPPSAAVRDVPAHGTAVVRVTVRVPPKASAGERYAVLWAQVAGAAGPAANVRLVNRVGVRIYLDVGPGGEPPSDFQIEELTPARAPDGTPRVVAKVHNTGKRALDLTGSMSMTDGPGSLTAGPFTANLGTTLGVGETEPVTVPLDKQLPNGPWKVHLTLASGLIQRTVTATITFPNGSQTGMSVTPNGTESASMLPGIAVGVSAVALLVACGFRMARRWRAS; this is encoded by the coding sequence GTGCTCGCACTGGCCTTCGGGCCGAGCACGGCCGCGGCCGCCACCCAGCGCGAGACGCCACCTTCCGCCGCCGAGGGCAGCATCGGCCTCAAGCTGCTCGAAGCGCCCCGGGACCGCGAACCCGACCCGCGCGCACACATGTACATCGTGGACCACCTGGCGCCCGGCAGCGTCATCCACCGCCGACTGCAGGTGACGAACACCTCCGACGTCGACCAGCACGTCGACCTCTACGCGGGCTCCGCCGCGGTCAACGGCGGCGCCTTCACCGTCGAAGCCGACCGCACCCCCAACGAGCTCACGACCTGGGTCTCCGTGGACGACTGCGTCTCGGACTCGGATGTGTCCAGTGAGACGACGGGCTGCGGCACGCAGCAGGCGGAAGGGTCCACCCGGCCGTCCACGCCGCCGTCCGCCGCCGTGCGTGACGTCCCGGCGCACGGCACGGCCGTGGTCCGAGTCACCGTCCGGGTGCCGCCGAAGGCGTCCGCCGGCGAACGGTACGCAGTCCTGTGGGCGCAGGTCGCGGGCGCTGCCGGGCCGGCTGCGAACGTCCGCCTGGTCAACAGGGTGGGAGTCCGGATCTACCTCGATGTCGGTCCAGGGGGCGAGCCACCGTCCGACTTCCAGATCGAGGAGCTGACTCCCGCGCGCGCCCCCGACGGCACTCCGAGGGTGGTCGCCAAGGTCCACAACACCGGCAAGCGCGCCCTCGACCTGACCGGATCGATGTCGATGACCGACGGACCGGGGTCCCTCACCGCCGGCCCCTTCACTGCGAACCTCGGCACCACGCTCGGCGTCGGTGAGACCGAGCCCGTTACCGTCCCCCTGGACAAGCAGCTTCCCAACGGCCCCTGGAAGGTCCACCTCACACTGGCCAGCGGTCTGATCCAACGCACCGTCACGGCCACGATCACCTTCCCCAACGGCTCCCAAACCGGCATGTCGGTCACACCGAACGGGACGGAGTCCGCTTCGATGCTGCCGGGCATTGCCGTGGGCGTGTCAGCCGTCGCTCTCCTGGTCGCCTGCGGCTTCCGGATGGCTCGCCGCTGGCGGGCGAGCTGA